The Pan troglodytes isolate AG18354 chromosome 19, NHGRI_mPanTro3-v2.0_pri, whole genome shotgun sequence region AACACAAGGAACTTCAGCCACAGAATGAGGTGTCCATAGGCATTAAGAAAAGTGGTAGAAAAGAGGCACCCAACGTAGCTTGGGTTAGTGAACCGAGGCACTTCATGCTGCATATTTGTATTGCACATTTCAGTGTACATCGTGTTTCACTTCCTGTATGTCGTTGGACCCTTCAGTTTGCCACATGATATGTCCAGGGGGTTCAGGCATGGAGGAAGGGCCTCGGAAGTTCTGGGGAGGCAAGGGGCAGGCACTGCTGTGTATTGATGGGGGGATTGTTTGCACTGGTTGATGATCTCTGAACAACCAAGAAGTACACAAGGATCTACCTAACCGGACGTGCTAAGTAATTTCACTTTGGGGATTATTCTCCAGGGAGACGATCCATTGATAGAGAAGTGAAAAGCATCGAGATGTGTCTAGTAGTTGTAGGAAGTCTGGGGTGCTTTCCTGATGGGGTGCCCTCAGCTGGAAATAGCCTCTCCTTCCTTTGACCTGTCCTGTGGCTATTTGCAGACATTTTATTCCTCTTACCAGACTGTACGCTCTTTGAggctggatttctttctttctttttttttttttttgagaccgagtcttgctctgtcacccaggctggagtgcagtggcgcgatcttggctcactgcaagctctgccccctggggttcatgacattctcctgcctcagcctcccgagtagctgggagtacaggcgcccgccaccttgcccagctaatttttttgtatttttagaggtggggtttcactgtgttagccaggatggtctcgaactcctgacctcgtgatccacctgcctcgacctcccaaagtgctgggattacaggcgtgagccaccgcgccctgcctgagGCTGGAATTCTGCCTTTcgtctattcattcattcactcattcttctATTCGTGCATTCACCAATTCCACAAGTAGTTGTTGCCTATAACATGTGCCAGAGATTGTACCAGGCAGATGGGCATATCTAGATAAACAAAAGACATGATCCTTTCTCTTCTGGAGCTAACAATGTACTGGGGGCAGAGATAAcagcaaaaaagtaaatatataacgGTAAAATAGAAATTTCGAATTGGAAACATTCCCATGAAGTAAAAAGCTAAGATACGGAGGGAGAGAATAAGCCAGAAGGTGATGGGACGAGGCAGCTGACACAGCCCCAGGCCCAGGAATTCAACAAGCATCTACTGAGTGGACCCAATGCATGAGAGGACAGTGCCAagcaaacaactcaaatgtccaaccgGCTGGGCATGGCCAGGTAGCCCATGCTGTGTCTGGATGTCCTTCTGCtggtataattattttaaaatcacaggaCAGGGaagggcccagtggctcatacctgtaatcccagcaatttgggaggccgaggcgggcggattacctgaggtcaggagatggagaccagacaggccaatatggtgaaaccacgtctctaccaaaaatacaaaaattagctgagcctggtcgtgcatgcctggaatcccaactattcaggagactgaggcaggagaatcgcttgaacccaggaggcggagattgcagcgagccaagatcgtgccactgcactccagcctggttccCAATAGACCCTGAAGGCCCTACAGGTTGTCTTCCCAACCTGCCCCTTGCTCCATACCACCCCCCTCCACCCCATAATATTATACAAGGACACCTAGTCAAACAAAATGATGCAACTTAATTTTATTAGGACAAGGCTGGTGGGCACTGGAGTAGCACCTTCCACGACCAGGAGAGGCACTGGGGAGGGGTCACAGGGACGCCACCCGGGCAACTAGAAGCCACAGCTGCCCTCCACAGAGCGGCACTGCACGATGCGCAGGAATGTCTCGACCTTGTCCATGTCCTTCCTGAAGCAGTAGAGCAGCCCGTAGTTCTTGAGCAGTGCGTCATCGTTGTGCGATTTTGTGTCAAACTTGCTGTAGGACTGATTGAAGATCTGCCCAGTCCGGGGGCTGCCATCTTCCAGCCTCTGCAaagtgaaggaagagaaggagaggccAAGCGCTTGGGGACtgttccctccctctctcattcatccattttcctccctcccctccaggtTGTAGAGAAAGGCCTGGAGGATTCACGAGGGGAAATGAAGAATACGGTGAGTTCTCTTGGGTCAGCGCCTGACTGCTAAAAAGAGGGCAGCAGTGTTTCTCTCCCCAGTCCCTGGAAGCCAGTGGGGCCCCAGGATTGGGGATCCCTGGTGCCACCCTCACCCACATCAGCGTTTGGATGCCTTCCTCTAGGTCCTTTAGGTGGCGATAGACGTTGCTGTCCGAGGCGCCATACACCAGGCTGTTGGCGAAGACGCTCCTGAGGAGCTGCACGGGCTCCAGCCATGACTGGATGAGCAGCAGGGAGATGCGGAGCAGCTCTAGGTTCTGCAGGGGAAGGACCGGCAGTGGCTGTGCTGCCCGGGGGCTCTGACCACAGgtctcccccatccccacctgGGGAGAAGGCATCCACTCACGGATTTCTGCTGCGTTTTCACCCTGTTGGAAGGTGTTGGAATAGACTCTGAGA contains the following coding sequences:
- the GH2 gene encoding growth hormone variant isoform X1, which codes for MAAGSRTSLLLAFGLLCLPWLQEGSAFPTIPLSRLFDNAMLRARRLYQLAYDTYQEFEEAYILKEQKYSFLQNPQTSLCFSESIPTPSNRVKTQQKSNLELLRISLLLIQSWLEPVQLLRSVFANSLVYGASDSNVYRHLKDLEEGIQTLMWVRVAPGIPNPGAPLASRDWGEKHCCPLFSSQALTQENSPYSSFPLVNPPGLSLQPGGEGGKWMNERGREQSPSAWPLLLFLHFAEAGRWQPPDWADLQSVLQQV
- the GH2 gene encoding growth hormone variant isoform X2, which codes for MAAGSRTSLLLAFGLLCLPWLQEGSAFPTIPLSRLFDNAMLRARRLYQLAYDTYQEFEEAYILKEQKYSFLQNPQTSLCFSESIPTPSNRVKTQQKSNLELLRISLLLIQSWLEPVQLLRSVFANSLVYGASDSNVYRHLKDLEEGIQTLIGWKMAAPGLGRSSISPTASLTQNRTTMTHCSRTTGCSTASGRTWTRSRHSCASCSAALWRAAVASSCPGGVPVTPPQCLSWSWKVLLQCPPALS
- the GH2 gene encoding growth hormone variant precursor (The RefSeq protein has 1 substitution compared to this genomic sequence); protein product: MAAGSRTSLLLAFGLLCLPWLQEGSAFPTIPLSRLFDNAMLRAHRLYQLAYDTYQEFEEAYILKEQKYSFLQNPQTSLCFSESIPTPSNRVKTQQKSNLELLRISLLLIQSWLEPVQLLRSVFANSLVYGASDSNVYRHLKDLEEGIQTLMWRLEDGSPRTGQIFNQSYSKFDTKSHNDDALLKNYGLLYCFRKDMDKVETFLRIVQCRSVEGSCGF